GGCCTGCTGCAGGTGGCGATCCAGGTGCCCGCGCTGGTCAAGATCGGCATGCTGCCGCGGCTGTCGATCAATCCGGCCGCAGGGCTGTCCGATCCCGGCGTGCGGCGCGTGCTGAAGAAGATGGGCCCGGCCGTGTTTGCCGTGTCCGCCGCGCAGATCAGCCTGATGATCAATACCAGCATCGCGTCGCGCCTCGAGCAGGGCAGCATCTCATGGCTGACCTATGCGGACCGGCTGATGGAGTTCCCGACCGCGCTGCTGGGCGTGGCACTGGGCACGATCCTGCTGCCCAGCCTGTCCAAAGCGAACGTCGACGGCGACCGCGAGGAATACTCGGCCCTGCTGGACTGGGGCCTGCGCCTGACCTTGCTGCTGGCCATCCCTGCCGCCATCGGGCTGTGCGTGCTGGCCCTGCCGCTGGTCGCCACGCTGTTCCATTACGGCGCGTTCACTGACCGTGCCGCCGAGATGTCGGCGCGTCCCTTGATCGCGTACGCGGCCGGCCTGGTCGGCATCATCCTCGTCAAGACGCTCGCCCCGGCCTTCTACGCGCGCCAGGACATCCGCACCCCGGTGCGCATCGCGCTGGGCGTGCTGGTGGCGACCCAGCTGATGAACCTGGTCTTCGTGCCCTACATCCAGGTGGCCGGCCTGGCGCTGTCGATCGGCCTGGCGGCCTGCCTGAACGCGCTGTTCCTGTTCATCGGCCTGCGCAAGCGCGGCATCTACGTCCCCTCCCCCGGCTGGGGCAAGTTCTTCATCAAGCTGGTCGTGGCCGTGGCGGCGATGGGCGTGACGGGCTGGTTCGCCGCCGACCAGTTCGACTGGCTGGCCCTGCGGGCGACGCCGCTGCTGCGCGCCGGTGCGCTGGCGGGCGTGATTGCCGTGTGCGGCCTCGTCTACTTCGGGCTGCTGCTGCTGCTGGGCTTCCGGGTACGCGACTTCCGCCGTACCGGCAAGTGACGCACTGCTTTCGATACGATCAGGCCGAGGCCGTGTCCATGTCGGGGTGTGACCCCATGGTGGACACGGCCTCGGCGGTCGCGGACGAAAAAAAACCCGCTGCCGTGGCAGCGGGTTTTTTTCGCATGAAACTGAAGCTTACGCTTGCTTGGACTTGCGACGAGCCAGGAAGGCCATGATGCCCAGGCCGCCCAGCAGCATGCCGTAGGTGGTTGGTTCCGGTACGGCGGACACCGACACTTCGCCGCTGTACTTCGCGCCGAATTCGGTCGTGCCGAACAGGGTCAGCGTGAATGGGCTCGTGCCGGTGGCTTCGACGCCGTAGAAGCGGTACTTGCCGTCTTCCGTATACGAGCCGGTCACGCCGTTCAGGTTCGACAATGCGGCATCGAAGGTCAGCTTCTGGCCGCTGATGCTCACCACCAGGTTGTACACGCCAGCATCCAGGCCGCCAAACGTGATCACATCGACGCCACCGGACAGCACGCCATCACCGCCAGGTACAGCGGAGTTGAAGAAATTGTCGCCGCCCACGGTCAGTTTGACGGTCTGGTCGGATGCCAGGGCGGAGAAGGAAGCTGCGGCCAGCAGGCCTGCTACGGCGAATTTCAGTTTCATGAGTAGTTATCCTTGTGAGAGTAGTGTGGTCGCTGTGTCGGTGATCAACTGCTGATAGAAGCATAACACAATTAAAATTTCAGCAACGTCACGCACGTTATATAAATCGTATCGTTACTGATCTCTTTACAACACCTGCGTTACGTCTTCCCTACCTCTCATCCAGGCTCTGTCCTACTTGCTGTTCGGTGGTTCGGCGGGCTCCGCCGGCGGAGGCGGCGGTTCCTGCGGCTCCGGCGCCGGCTCGGGCGGTGGCTCGGGCGCCGGCTCCGGCTCCGGCTCCGGCGGCGGTTCCGGCTCGGCCGGCGGCTCCGGTGGCGGTGTGGCGGGCTGGCCCGTCAGTGGCGATGGCGGCGGCGCGGTCGGTGTGCCGGGGCCCGTGTTCGTTGGCGTGTTCGTCGGCGTGCCGGCGGGCTTGCCCGGCACGGTGGCGCCCGTCGCCGGATTGCCAGTCATCGGGTTGCCGGTCATCGGATTGCCGGCACCGGGCTTGGCCGGCAGTTGCCCCGGCGGCGGCGGTTCCTGGCCGTTGAACGTGAACACCCAGTCGGAGATCTTCTGCTTGCCTTCGAACGCCTGGAAGCGCATCGGGAAATTGCCCACCTTGATCGGCATCGCCGTGGACAGGCTGTAGACGCCCAGCACGCCCAGCTTGTCGCCCATGTAGATGACACCCCACTCGGCCTTGCCCGTCATCGGATCGATGAAGATCTTGCGCAGGTGGCGGCGGGTGCCGGGGAAGCGCGGATCGCGCAGCAGTTCCTTGAGGGTGGGCGGCTGCTGCGGCTGGCCCTGCGGCGTGGCGTTGGCATAGCTCTTCAGCGCGTCGCTGAACTGTTCGCCGATGTACAGCAGTTCGCGCTCGGCCTGGGCGCGCTGCATGGTGGCGCCGACGCGCACCGTGGTGGCCGCGACCAGGCCGATGATCGCCACCAGGATGATGACGCTGACGTAGGTGAACCCGCGCGCTGCCCGCACCGGGCCGCGCACGCCGTTACCAGTCCGAATACGGCCTGCCGCTGCGGTCATTGCCGGGCGCTCCACTCTTCAGGTCGGCCACGCCGCCCTTGCCGGGGTCCTCGGGCGGCACCAGCTGCCAGCTGTCGGTGCGCTCCGTGATGGGATCGACGGGCAGCGCGCGCAGGTAGCGCTTTTCCACCAGCTGCTCCAGCGAGTCGGGATAGCGGCCGGTGTCGCCATAGAACTGGTCGATGACGGCGCGCGTATTGCGCAGGTTATCGGCCAGGATCGTTTCCTTGGTCTTGTCGACACTGGGGAAGTAGCGCGGCACCGCCAGGGTCAGCAACAAGGCGATAATGCCCAGCACGACCAGCAGCTCGATCAGCGTGAAGCCCTTGGCGTCCGGTTTGTTCATCCTTGCTTGCTCATCTTTCGATTCACCATTTGCGGTATGGTATGCCGTTCAGGCCCACCTGGTCGGACGTCGAGTAGACGTCGTAGACATCCTCGCCTTCGCGCGGGTCTTCGGCCTCGCTGGCGTAGCTGCGCTTGCCCCACGTCTGCGCGGCCGTCAGCTCGCTGTCGCTGTTCATCGGGTCGCGCGGCAGGCGGCGCAGGAAGTACACCTTGGTGCGCTTCGGGTTGCGCAGGTCGGGCACCCCTTCCACCAGCGTCTCCAGCGTGCGCGGGTAGCCGTTGCTGCCGATCGTCTTGGCGATGCGACCGTCGTCGTAGGCCTGCTTGTAGTCGTCCAGCGCCTTGCGGATCAGGTGCAGCGACGCGCGCAGTTCCTGTTCGTTGCGGCGCTGGATCGTCACCTGCGCCGTCGGGATCACGAGCGCGCCCAGGAGCCCCATGATCGCCAAGGTCACGAGCAGCTCGATCAGCGTGAAGCCGCGCCGGCGCGCCAGGACTGCCGTGTTCATCACTGGTTCTGCGCTGGCGGGGTCGGCACCGTGGCCGACGGCTGCTGCTGTTGCTGCTGCAATTGTTGCTGCTGCAATTGTTGCTGCTGC
This is a stretch of genomic DNA from Pseudoduganella chitinolytica. It encodes these proteins:
- a CDS encoding type II secretion system protein — encoded protein: MTAAAGRIRTGNGVRGPVRAARGFTYVSVIILVAIIGLVAATTVRVGATMQRAQAERELLYIGEQFSDALKSYANATPQGQPQQPPTLKELLRDPRFPGTRRHLRKIFIDPMTGKAEWGVIYMGDKLGVLGVYSLSTAMPIKVGNFPMRFQAFEGKQKISDWVFTFNGQEPPPPGQLPAKPGAGNPMTGNPMTGNPATGATVPGKPAGTPTNTPTNTGPGTPTAPPPSPLTGQPATPPPEPPAEPEPPPEPEPEPAPEPPPEPAPEPQEPPPPPAEPAEPPNSK
- the murJ gene encoding murein biosynthesis integral membrane protein MurJ — its product is MNLLRTLAAVSSMTMLSRVTGLLRETLFARAFGAGAYTDAFNVAFRIPNLLRRLFAEGAFSQAFVPILAEYKSQHGHEASKTLSDHVANCLVWATLIVSAIGIVGAPLFVLLIAGGLKQDAGAFDAAVWMTRLMFPYIACMSFVAMSGGILNTWRQFKIPAFTPVLLNLSLIAGALFLAPYLEQPVYAQAIAVFVGGLLQVAIQVPALVKIGMLPRLSINPAAGLSDPGVRRVLKKMGPAVFAVSAAQISLMINTSIASRLEQGSISWLTYADRLMEFPTALLGVALGTILLPSLSKANVDGDREEYSALLDWGLRLTLLLAIPAAIGLCVLALPLVATLFHYGAFTDRAAEMSARPLIAYAAGLVGIILVKTLAPAFYARQDIRTPVRIALGVLVATQLMNLVFVPYIQVAGLALSIGLAACLNALFLFIGLRKRGIYVPSPGWGKFFIKLVVAVAAMGVTGWFAADQFDWLALRATPLLRAGALAGVIAVCGLVYFGLLLLLGFRVRDFRRTGK
- a CDS encoding FxDxF family PEP-CTERM protein, with the translated sequence MKLKFAVAGLLAAASFSALASDQTVKLTVGGDNFFNSAVPGGDGVLSGGVDVITFGGLDAGVYNLVVSISGQKLTFDAALSNLNGVTGSYTEDGKYRFYGVEATGTSPFTLTLFGTTEFGAKYSGEVSVSAVPEPTTYGMLLGGLGIMAFLARRKSKQA
- a CDS encoding type II secretion system protein gives rise to the protein MNTAVLARRRGFTLIELLVTLAIMGLLGALVIPTAQVTIQRRNEQELRASLHLIRKALDDYKQAYDDGRIAKTIGSNGYPRTLETLVEGVPDLRNPKRTKVYFLRRLPRDPMNSDSELTAAQTWGKRSYASEAEDPREGEDVYDVYSTSDQVGLNGIPYRKW
- a CDS encoding type II secretion system protein — protein: MNKPDAKGFTLIELLVVLGIIALLLTLAVPRYFPSVDKTKETILADNLRNTRAVIDQFYGDTGRYPDSLEQLVEKRYLRALPVDPITERTDSWQLVPPEDPGKGGVADLKSGAPGNDRSGRPYSDW